A single Dreissena polymorpha isolate Duluth1 chromosome 14, UMN_Dpol_1.0, whole genome shotgun sequence DNA region contains:
- the LOC127857824 gene encoding uncharacterized protein LOC127857824 isoform X2 translates to MIKVVVVAVVEQMVVVVEGEEVAVVGAAVTAEEEETLARTAKGAVMPLLHSEMVVVGAEAVPVAGREVREEQAVLLDQTDKREKTVIRKCENGVTKLYT, encoded by the coding sequence ATGAtcaaggtggtggtggtggcggtggtggaacagatggtggtggtggtggaggggGAGGAGGTGGCGGTGGTTGGGGCGGCGGTGACGGCGGAAGAGGAGGAGACCCTGGCCAGGACGGCGAAAGGGGCGGTGATGCCTCTACTCCATTCGGAGATGGTGGTGGTGGGGGCGGAGGCGGTTCCGGTGGCGGGAAGGGAGGTGAGGGAGGAACAGGCGGTACTTTTGGATCAGACGGACAAAAGGGAGAAGACGGTGATTAGAAAGTGTGAAAATGGTGTAACAAAGCTTTATACATGA
- the LOC127857216 gene encoding uncharacterized protein LOC127857216, with product MGVSVGGGGSGGGHGSWGCGDNGGNGVRFEIEAGGGGGRFSMGASVGGGGSGGGHGGWVGGGYGGNGGWFAINGGGGTGGTGGLGASWGGSGGGAGDGSGSGSAGGNAGGPGRDSSWNFNVGEEEGGYGSCPGNTGQP from the coding sequence ATGGGCGTCAGTGTTGGCGGTGGTGGCAGCGGTGGCGGTCATGGCAGTTGGGGTTGTGGTGACAACGGTGGAAATGGGGTAAGGTTTGAAATAGAAGCCGGTGGTGGTGGCGGACGGTTTAGCATGGGCGCCagtgttggtggtggtggcagCGGTGGCGGTCATGGCGGTTGGGTTGGTGGTGGCTACGGTGGTAATGGAGGATGGTTTGCCATAAACGGTGGTGGAGGCACTGGTGGCACAGGCGGTCTTGGTGCCTCCTGGGGCGGCAGCGGAGGTGGCGCTGGAGACGGCAGTGGAAGCGGCAGCGCAGGCGGCAATGCAGGCGGCCCAGGTCGTGATAGCAGTTGGAATTTCAATGTCGGAGAAGAAGAAGGCGGTTATGGGAGTTGCCCTGGGAATACTGGCCAACCGtaa